CCCCTGGGCCACGCTGGCGTTCACCTTCGTCAACTTCCTCATCTTCGCCGGGCTGATCCGGCGCTATGCCCTGCCGGTGGTTCGTGATTACGCCCGCGCGCGGCACGACCGCATCGTGGCCGAACTCGAGGCGGCGGCGAAGGCCCGGGCCGAAGCCGAGCAACTCAAAGCGCAATGCGAGGCGCGTCTGGCCTCGCTCGAGAACGAGATCAAGCAGATCCGCGCTGCGGCTGCCGCCGACACCGCCCGTGAGCGGGAGCAAATCCTGGCGGCGGCCAAGAAGACCGCCGAAATGATCGGCGACGATGCCCGCCGCACCGCGGCACAAGAAGTTCGCCAAGCGGAAGTGGAGCTGCGCCAAGCCGTGGCGCGTCAGGCCGTGAGTATCGCCACGCAATTAGTGAGCGAGCGGCTGACAGCGGCGGATCATGAGCGCTTCGCCAGCGAGTTCCTCGCCGCCACCGCTAAGGACCGCATCGCCCAATGAGCAGCAGCCGCGTCGCCCGTCGCTATGCCAAAGCCCTGTTTGCGCTCGCGCGCGAGCAGGGTGTTCATGACGGCGTTGCCGCCGAGTTGGCGGGACTACGCGCCGCGTTTGCCGAGCCACGGTTGCAGGCCGTCCTGGGCAGCCCGATGATGACCGTACCGCGCCTGCTGGCGCTGGCGCGGGAACTGGCGAGGACGCTTAAGCTGTCGGCCCTCACCGCCAACTTTCTCGGCGTCCTGGCGACCAACCGCCGCCTCGATCAACTCTCCGGCGTTTGCGGTCGCTTCGAGGAGTTGCATGATCGCGCGCTCGGGCGCATCCGCATCGGTATCCGTACGGCCACGGCGTTGAGCCCCGAACGGCAACAGGGCATCGTCAGAGCCTTCGAACATCTGACCGGTTCCTCGGTGTTGGCGACCGTGACCGTACAACCGGAGTTGCTCGGCGGCCAGGTGGTCGACGCCGCCGGCAAGGTGTATGACGGCAGCCTGCGCAC
The Deltaproteobacteria bacterium genome window above contains:
- a CDS encoding ATP synthase F0 subunit B, with the translated sequence MPAFVFRTLIAALVLALPALVCASGEAHADERGHGGIPWATLAFTFVNFLIFAGLIRRYALPVVRDYARARHDRIVAELEAAAKARAEAEQLKAQCEARLASLENEIKQIRAAAAADTAREREQILAAAKKTAEMIGDDARRTAAQEVRQAEVELRQAVARQAVSIATQLVSERLTAADHERFASEFLAATAKDRIAQ
- the atpH gene encoding ATP synthase F1 subunit delta, whose product is MSSSRVARRYAKALFALAREQGVHDGVAAELAGLRAAFAEPRLQAVLGSPMMTVPRLLALARELARTLKLSALTANFLGVLATNRRLDQLSGVCGRFEELHDRALGRIRIGIRTATALSPERQQGIVRAFEHLTGSSVLATVTVQPELLGGQVVDAAGKVYDGSLRTQLDRLAREITSARTYL